Genomic DNA from Paenibacillus sp. KS-LC4:
TTAAGGACTGTTTTTAACAATTGTTCATTCAAAAAGGCAGCATGACCATATTATGAAATTGTTTCGGCTTCGTTTCTATCGTCATATGACCGCCATATTTGTCGCATATTCTAGCGATGTTCGTTAAGCCAATGCCATGGTATTCCGGGTTCGGCTTCTGGCTGCGCAGGGAGGCGGCCTCTGTTTCCATACGATTCACAATGCGGATGAACAGCGCAGAATCATTGGCGTGGATGTGAATGAGTATGGAGCGATCCTCGGCCATTCGGACCCGTTTAGAAGCTTCGATTGCATTATCCAGCATATTACCAAGGACGACGCAGAGGTCGTATCGGTCAATCGTTATTTCCTGACCATTCAGATTAAGCTTCGTATCGATTCGGATGCCATTCGCTTGGCCTATCGTCAATGTATTCGTAACAAGCGCATCAATGACGAGGTTCCCGGTATTTATCCGCTGATAGGCGCCTTCGACTTTGTTTAACGTTGTTTTAATATGCTCCATCGCTGCTGCCAGCTCATTTCGTTTGATACATTCCTCGATGTACAAAAACTGCTGGTTCGTATCATGAATGATTCTTTTAATCGATTTGAAGCTATGCACGGTTTTCTCGTAATTGGCATCCTGATAGACCATCTGCTGCTGCAATTGAGCATTCTCATGCATAAATTGAAATTTTTCAATGATGGTATCAAATACGTAAATA
This window encodes:
- a CDS encoding GHKL domain-containing protein, producing MIEGNLLYVFIIAFVMCVQVSFFFDSVFGKSTRKPHRLLYFIVFIVLDSLYLFFYISPVVSSAFALLVIFSLAQAYKVELKAKIIFTILYGVLMTIVNPISLYIFYTLGSFEFGSFNSSNDQDQLAYTKATLLTCIIMFAVIQMIRLFAKRRSFSLHYRYYLLIMSVPVISLYQLHVLTVYSEMNIHYFISVIGFLFINVMIIYVFDTIIEKFQFMHENAQLQQQMVYQDANYEKTVHSFKSIKRIIHDTNQQFLYIEECIKRNELAAAMEHIKTTLNKVEGAYQRINTGNLVIDALVTNTLTIGQANGIRIDTKLNLNGQEITIDRYDLCVVLGNMLDNAIEASKRVRMAEDRSILIHIHANDSALFIRIVNRMETEAASLRSQKPNPEYHGIGLTNIARICDKYGGHMTIETKPKQFHNMVMLPF